One stretch of Croceibacterium atlanticum DNA includes these proteins:
- the ald gene encoding alanine dehydrogenase, protein MLIGCPREIKNREYRVGLTPESTKELTRNGHQVWIETGAGAGIGAEDREYIEAGAQIVDRPEAIFAECEMVVKVKEPQPEERARLREGQILYTYLHLAPDAAQTADLVKSGVTAIAYETVTGAGGGLPLLKPMSQVAGRMSIQAGATALEKVHGGRGVLLGGVPGVMPAKVIVIGGGVVGFNAAQMAAGLGADVTIMDRNPEVLERVGTHFESRAKTRFSNQANLEEAVSEADLVIGAVLIPGASAPKVVTRAMLDMMKPGAVLVDVAIDQGGCFETSRATTHDDPTYVLEHIVHYCVANMPGAVARTSTYALNNVTLPHALRIADLGWREAMRRDAHLAAGLNVHAGHVTYPAVASELGYDLLPLEDALA, encoded by the coding sequence ATGCTGATCGGCTGCCCGCGCGAGATCAAGAACCGCGAATATCGCGTGGGACTGACGCCCGAAAGCACCAAGGAACTGACGCGCAACGGCCATCAGGTCTGGATAGAAACGGGCGCGGGGGCCGGCATCGGCGCGGAAGACCGGGAATATATCGAAGCCGGCGCCCAGATTGTCGATCGGCCGGAGGCGATCTTCGCCGAATGCGAAATGGTCGTGAAGGTGAAGGAACCCCAGCCCGAAGAACGCGCGCGATTGCGCGAAGGGCAGATCCTCTACACTTATCTCCACCTCGCCCCCGATGCGGCGCAGACGGCAGATCTGGTGAAATCGGGCGTGACCGCCATCGCATATGAAACGGTTACCGGCGCAGGCGGCGGCCTGCCCCTGCTCAAGCCGATGAGCCAGGTTGCCGGGCGCATGAGCATCCAGGCCGGGGCCACCGCCCTGGAAAAGGTCCATGGCGGGCGCGGGGTTCTGCTGGGCGGCGTACCCGGCGTGATGCCCGCCAAGGTGATCGTGATCGGTGGCGGCGTGGTCGGCTTCAACGCCGCGCAGATGGCCGCCGGGCTAGGCGCGGATGTGACGATAATGGATCGCAACCCCGAAGTTCTGGAACGTGTCGGCACCCATTTCGAAAGCCGGGCCAAGACGCGTTTTTCCAATCAGGCCAATCTGGAAGAAGCGGTCAGCGAAGCGGATCTGGTGATCGGCGCAGTGCTGATCCCCGGCGCATCCGCGCCCAAGGTCGTGACACGCGCCATGCTGGACATGATGAAGCCCGGCGCCGTGCTGGTCGATGTGGCGATCGACCAGGGTGGCTGTTTCGAAACCAGCCGCGCCACCACCCATGACGATCCGACCTATGTGCTGGAACATATCGTCCATTATTGCGTGGCCAACATGCCCGGCGCCGTCGCGCGAACCAGCACTTATGCGCTCAATAATGTCACCCTGCCGCACGCCTTGCGGATCGCCGATCTGGGATGGCGTGAAGCGATGCGGCGCGATGCCCATCTGGCCGCCGGGCTGAATGTCCATGCGGGCCACGTCACCTATCCGGCGGTGGCTTCGGAACTGGGCTATGACCTGTTGCCGCTGGAAGATGCGCTGGCCTGA
- a CDS encoding GGDEF domain-containing protein, which yields MAATAPDEHLAVAPTCHAYSGEDVSMGEADRLNWICDNDSWQDGAAVSWLRFTDWDRRDPPRVFASRITKFTSIAIAARDGDGTMRTFEYRMAEAKPIVAGGVFTLALPPQRADTEAYLVRILRPHSVTIASDARLSRNPQEVAGTISAVLILVLVLGMLFTPLLFDINFYFILRERFVLLHAAMILAMMAFILFSGGLITFFHPVPIGVMALLGPLCWPVGAGLAGFFMNAYLEAEALPPIYRRIVKLTAWWVILVPGFCALKFDFAQPFGNQLYFLAFLPIVPVYAGAIIIALWRRSRAARFLAVAWLPVIAAGTERYFRGIGLYSGNDAIDDLLVLALGLEVIIIALGVADRFVGIRRERDQALGEAKTLSEISERDVLTGLLNRRALHDRFESLRREGFVNLALFDLDRFKDINDRFGHHTGDKVLRAAAVALVGDSDSRVFRIGGEEFLVLFRGGNIRERAENARRAIAPRVSGHVPGLDRIVTASVGMVEMPFDSISKSGFAELYEHADRLLYAAKAGGRNRLVSEKVQVFRQRKESAEASAA from the coding sequence ATGGCCGCCACCGCGCCGGACGAGCATTTGGCAGTCGCACCGACCTGCCATGCCTATTCGGGCGAAGACGTTTCCATGGGGGAGGCAGACCGGCTCAACTGGATCTGCGATAACGACAGCTGGCAGGATGGCGCGGCGGTAAGCTGGCTGCGCTTCACCGATTGGGACAGGCGGGATCCGCCGCGCGTATTCGCCAGCCGCATTACCAAGTTCACCTCCATCGCCATTGCCGCGCGGGATGGCGATGGAACCATGCGGACATTCGAATACCGGATGGCAGAGGCGAAGCCGATCGTGGCGGGCGGCGTCTTCACGCTGGCCCTGCCGCCGCAACGGGCTGATACCGAAGCCTATCTGGTGCGCATCCTGCGGCCGCACAGCGTCACCATTGCCAGCGATGCACGGTTAAGCCGCAACCCGCAGGAAGTCGCCGGGACCATATCGGCGGTCCTGATCCTGGTCCTGGTGCTGGGGATGCTGTTCACGCCCTTGCTGTTCGACATCAATTTCTACTTCATTCTGCGCGAACGATTTGTCCTGCTTCATGCCGCGATGATCCTGGCGATGATGGCCTTCATCCTCTTTTCCGGCGGGCTCATCACCTTCTTCCACCCTGTGCCGATCGGCGTGATGGCGTTGCTTGGGCCGCTCTGCTGGCCTGTGGGGGCGGGCCTGGCGGGCTTCTTCATGAACGCCTATCTCGAAGCGGAGGCCCTGCCCCCGATCTATCGGCGCATCGTCAAGCTGACTGCATGGTGGGTAATATTGGTGCCGGGGTTCTGCGCGCTGAAATTCGACTTTGCGCAGCCTTTCGGCAACCAGCTCTATTTCCTGGCCTTCCTTCCAATTGTGCCGGTTTACGCGGGCGCGATCATCATCGCCCTGTGGCGTCGGAGCCGGGCAGCGCGATTCCTCGCTGTTGCGTGGCTGCCGGTCATTGCCGCAGGGACGGAACGCTATTTCCGCGGCATCGGCCTATATTCGGGAAATGACGCGATTGACGATCTGCTGGTCCTGGCATTGGGACTGGAAGTCATCATCATCGCCCTGGGCGTGGCGGATCGCTTTGTCGGCATTCGCCGGGAACGCGACCAGGCGCTGGGGGAAGCAAAGACGCTGAGCGAAATTTCCGAACGCGACGTGCTGACCGGCCTGCTCAATCGCCGCGCCCTGCATGACAGGTTCGAGAGCCTGCGCCGCGAAGGCTTCGTCAATCTCGCCCTGTTCGATCTCGACAGGTTCAAGGACATCAATGACCGTTTCGGCCATCACACGGGCGACAAGGTGTTGCGCGCCGCCGCGGTGGCGCTGGTAGGCGACAGCGACAGCCGCGTGTTCCGCATTGGCGGAGAGGAATTCCTGGTCCTGTTCCGGGGCGGCAATATCCGGGAAAGAGCGGAAAATGCCCGCCGCGCCATCGCCCCGCGCGTATCCGGCCACGTGCCCGGCCTGGACCGGATCGTGACAGCCAGCGTGGGGATGGTGGAAATGCCCTTCGACAGTATCAGCAAATCGGGTTTTGCAGAACTGTATGAACATGCCGACCGGCTGCTCTATGCCGCAAAGGCCGGCGGGCGGAACCGGCTGGTCAGCGAAAAGGTGCAGGTCTTCCGCCAGCGCAAGGAAAGCGCGGAAGCGAGCGCGGCCTAG
- a CDS encoding aminopeptidase P family protein has product MLMQTHEARLDALRQELARRGLDGFVIPISDEHVSEYVGNYAQRLAWLTGFGGSAGSAAVLKNKAAIFVDGRYTIQVKEQVDGRLYEYKSVPKDSIGAWLAENAGEGAKIAYDPWLHTNGWVKATSAALAEIGAELVAVDSNPIDAVWEDQPPPSPAEAIVHADHLAGRSSADKRADLAEWLKAGKLDAAVISALDSVAWLLNIRGADVDHTPVALSYVIAHCDGTADLFIAPEKVTPELTRHLGNAVNIRPRSEFESALGALGGKRVAVDPNYGVAAIFQALEAAGATAIAKQDPTILAKAIKNPVEQQGQRDSQARDGAAVTKFLRWLSVEAPKGGETELSAAAQLLAFREATGSLKDTSFDTISAAGPHAAIPHYRVDEESNLPITPGSIFLCDSGGQYPDGTTDITRTVWVGPGEPSQEQKDRFTRVLKGHIAIDTQIFPQGTTGAQLDTLARQFLWMAGVDYAHGTGHGVGSFLGVHEGPQRIAKPRGGQAGTDQELMAGMILSNEPGYYKGGEFGIRIENLILTVPKEIPGMEGDWLGFETLTLVPIDANLVDRDLLSEAEIAWWNAYHARVLEVLAPQLEGEDLAWLEEACAGL; this is encoded by the coding sequence ATGCTGATGCAAACCCACGAGGCGCGGCTCGACGCGCTACGCCAGGAACTCGCCCGCCGGGGGCTCGACGGATTCGTCATTCCGATCTCTGATGAACACGTCTCCGAATATGTCGGAAATTATGCCCAAAGGCTTGCCTGGCTTACCGGATTTGGCGGATCGGCCGGCAGCGCGGCGGTTCTGAAGAACAAGGCCGCGATCTTCGTTGACGGACGTTACACCATCCAGGTGAAGGAGCAGGTCGATGGCCGGCTCTATGAATATAAATCGGTGCCGAAGGATTCAATCGGCGCATGGCTGGCGGAAAATGCCGGTGAAGGCGCGAAGATCGCCTATGATCCGTGGCTGCACACCAATGGCTGGGTAAAGGCCACGAGCGCCGCACTGGCTGAAATCGGGGCGGAGCTTGTCGCGGTCGACAGCAACCCGATCGACGCCGTCTGGGAAGACCAGCCGCCCCCCTCCCCCGCCGAGGCGATTGTCCATGCCGATCACCTGGCCGGCCGGTCCAGCGCGGACAAGCGGGCCGATCTTGCCGAATGGCTGAAGGCGGGCAAGCTCGATGCCGCAGTCATTTCCGCGCTCGATTCGGTTGCCTGGCTGCTGAATATTCGCGGCGCCGATGTGGACCACACGCCCGTGGCCCTGTCCTATGTGATCGCCCATTGCGATGGCACGGCCGATCTGTTCATCGCCCCGGAAAAGGTAACGCCGGAACTGACCAGGCATCTGGGCAATGCGGTGAATATCCGCCCGCGGAGCGAGTTTGAAAGCGCGCTGGGCGCACTGGGCGGCAAGCGTGTGGCGGTCGATCCGAATTACGGCGTGGCGGCGATCTTCCAGGCGCTGGAAGCGGCCGGTGCGACTGCCATTGCCAAACAGGATCCGACCATTCTGGCCAAAGCGATCAAGAACCCGGTGGAACAGCAGGGCCAGCGCGATTCGCAGGCACGCGATGGTGCGGCGGTCACGAAATTCCTGCGCTGGCTGTCGGTGGAAGCGCCCAAGGGCGGCGAAACGGAATTGTCCGCCGCGGCGCAATTGCTGGCTTTCCGCGAAGCGACAGGTTCGCTGAAGGATACCTCCTTCGATACGATTTCCGCCGCCGGCCCCCATGCCGCGATCCCGCATTACCGCGTCGATGAAGAAAGCAATCTGCCGATCACGCCGGGAAGCATCTTCCTGTGCGATTCGGGCGGGCAATATCCGGATGGCACGACTGACATCACCCGCACGGTCTGGGTCGGGCCGGGCGAACCTTCGCAGGAACAGAAGGACCGCTTCACCCGCGTGTTGAAAGGCCATATCGCCATCGACACGCAGATCTTCCCGCAGGGGACGACCGGCGCCCAGCTCGACACGCTGGCGCGGCAGTTCCTGTGGATGGCGGGTGTGGACTACGCCCATGGCACGGGCCACGGCGTGGGCAGCTTCCTGGGCGTGCATGAAGGGCCGCAGCGGATCGCCAAGCCGCGCGGCGGGCAGGCCGGCACCGATCAGGAATTGATGGCCGGGATGATCCTGTCCAACGAACCCGGTTACTACAAGGGCGGCGAATTCGGCATCCGCATCGAAAACCTGATCCTGACCGTGCCGAAGGAAATCCCCGGCATGGAAGGCGATTGGCTGGGCTTTGAAACGCTCACCCTGGTCCCGATCGACGCCAATCTGGTGGATCGTGACCTGCTGAGCGAAGCCGAGATCGCATGGTGGAATGCCTATCACGCGCGGGTTCTCGAAGTGCTGGCCCCGCAGCTGGAAGGCGAAGACCTGGCCTGGCTGGAGGAAGCCTGCGCCGGATTGTAA
- a CDS encoding S9 family peptidase — protein sequence MPDSTIATKAQLPPVAAKQSSTFTHHGITIADDYAWLRDSGYPKVKNKTILAHLEAENAWFEARMEPQKGAIDALFSEMRARIKEADKSVPYKDGDWLYWIEFEEGAEYKKWWRRPVGAPDDGSADQLILDEPALAEGKKYFRLGAMSVSRNGKLLAYSVDDNGSERYTVRIKDLETGKLLKDTIKGTLSALVWVAGDTGLVYSLANKQWRTDNARLHWLGQPARKDIELYHEDDEGFRVSAGLSANEKWIVIATGDHETSENYLVPADDPLAEPMLVRAREKGVEYDVDERDGTLFIHTNDTHENFRLATAPLADPSNWTTLIEGSDEFYLTGVELFRDFYVIDGRLRGLDRIELRYYDDPARIEPIEFPEESYTAGLGNNPEWECSKLRLSYESMISPASTYDYHVATRELELLKVQEIPSGYDRDLYVTERLELTARDGTAIPVSIMYRKDRVSPGPLYLYGYGAYGIAIPPGFSTTRLSLVDRGFAYAIAHIRGGDDLGRAWYKAGKLQQRTNAFNDFVDVAKGLVDRGLTEPGRIAIAGGSAGGELMGAVVNSDPHLWGAVVAHVPFVDVLATMLDASLPLTPGEWPEWGNPIEDKEAFELIRSYSPYDNVQAQDYPPMLVTAGLNDPRVTYWEPAKWVARLREMKTDDNELLLKTNMGAGHGGKSGRFESLHETAEEFAFILWQMGVTA from the coding sequence ATGCCCGATTCCACCATAGCAACTAAAGCACAGCTTCCGCCCGTCGCGGCGAAGCAATCTTCCACATTCACCCATCACGGCATTACCATTGCCGATGATTACGCCTGGCTGCGCGACTCCGGCTATCCCAAGGTGAAGAACAAGACGATTCTCGCCCATCTGGAAGCGGAAAATGCGTGGTTCGAAGCGCGGATGGAACCGCAGAAGGGCGCGATCGACGCGTTGTTCAGCGAAATGCGCGCCCGCATCAAGGAAGCGGACAAATCCGTTCCCTACAAGGATGGGGACTGGCTGTACTGGATCGAATTTGAAGAAGGCGCCGAATACAAGAAATGGTGGCGCCGCCCGGTGGGCGCCCCTGACGATGGCAGCGCGGACCAGCTGATCCTGGACGAACCGGCCCTGGCGGAAGGCAAGAAATATTTCCGCCTTGGCGCAATGTCCGTCAGCCGCAACGGCAAGCTGCTGGCCTATTCCGTGGATGATAACGGGTCCGAACGCTATACGGTGCGGATCAAGGACCTGGAAACCGGCAAGCTGCTGAAGGATACGATCAAGGGCACATTGTCCGCCCTGGTCTGGGTCGCCGGGGATACCGGGCTGGTCTATTCACTGGCCAACAAGCAGTGGCGGACGGATAACGCCCGGCTGCATTGGCTGGGCCAACCCGCGCGCAAGGATATCGAACTTTATCACGAGGATGATGAAGGCTTCCGCGTCTCCGCCGGGCTTTCCGCCAATGAGAAATGGATCGTCATCGCCACTGGCGATCACGAGACGAGCGAGAACTATCTGGTTCCGGCGGACGATCCGCTGGCCGAACCGATGCTGGTTCGCGCGCGGGAAAAGGGCGTTGAATATGACGTGGATGAACGCGACGGGACCTTGTTCATCCATACCAATGACACGCATGAGAATTTCCGTCTCGCCACCGCGCCGCTGGCCGATCCCTCCAACTGGACCACGCTGATCGAAGGGTCGGACGAATTCTACCTGACCGGGGTGGAACTGTTCCGGGATTTCTACGTGATCGACGGGCGGCTGCGCGGTCTCGACCGGATCGAACTGCGTTATTACGACGATCCCGCGCGGATCGAGCCGATTGAATTCCCGGAGGAAAGCTACACCGCCGGACTGGGCAACAATCCCGAATGGGAATGCAGCAAACTGCGCCTGTCCTATGAAAGCATGATCAGCCCGGCCAGCACCTATGATTACCATGTCGCCACGCGCGAACTGGAATTGCTGAAGGTGCAGGAAATCCCTTCGGGCTATGATCGCGATCTCTATGTCACCGAACGGCTTGAACTCACCGCGCGGGACGGAACGGCGATCCCGGTCAGCATCATGTACCGGAAAGACCGCGTATCACCAGGTCCATTGTACCTGTATGGTTATGGCGCCTATGGCATTGCCATCCCACCCGGCTTTTCCACCACAAGGCTCAGCCTGGTCGATCGCGGTTTTGCCTATGCCATTGCGCATATACGCGGCGGGGACGATCTCGGCCGGGCCTGGTACAAGGCGGGCAAGCTGCAACAGCGCACCAATGCCTTCAACGATTTCGTCGATGTGGCGAAGGGGCTGGTGGATCGCGGCCTGACCGAACCGGGCCGGATCGCCATTGCCGGTGGTTCCGCCGGGGGTGAACTGATGGGCGCGGTGGTCAATTCCGATCCGCATCTGTGGGGCGCGGTCGTGGCGCATGTCCCCTTCGTGGATGTGCTGGCCACCATGCTTGATGCCAGCCTGCCGCTGACGCCGGGCGAATGGCCGGAATGGGGCAATCCGATCGAGGACAAGGAAGCCTTTGAACTGATCCGGTCCTACAGCCCCTATGACAATGTGCAGGCGCAGGATTATCCCCCCATGCTGGTGACGGCGGGGCTGAACGATCCGCGCGTGACCTATTGGGAACCGGCCAAATGGGTCGCCCGGCTGCGCGAAATGAAGACGGACGATAATGAATTGCTGCTCAAGACCAATATGGGCGCCGGGCATGGCGGCAAATCGGGCCGGTTCGAAAGCCTGCATGAAACCGCGGAGGAATTCGCCTTCATCCTGTGGCAGATGGGTGTGACTGCGTGA
- a CDS encoding VOC family protein yields MIGYVTLGTSDLERAARFYDAIAAEMGVGRMMEEPGVYIAWGALDGGAGIAATKPFDGQPASVGNGTMVALEARDEEQVARLHRIALDHGGSDEGAPGPRGEMFYAAYFRDPDGNKLNAFVMTGAPGE; encoded by the coding sequence ATGATCGGTTACGTCACGCTGGGCACCAGCGATCTGGAACGCGCCGCCCGTTTTTATGACGCGATTGCCGCGGAAATGGGCGTGGGCCGCATGATGGAAGAACCCGGCGTCTATATCGCCTGGGGCGCGCTGGATGGCGGCGCGGGCATTGCGGCAACGAAGCCGTTCGACGGGCAGCCCGCCAGTGTCGGCAATGGCACGATGGTGGCGCTGGAAGCCCGGGACGAGGAACAGGTGGCGCGGCTGCACCGCATCGCGCTGGACCATGGTGGCAGCGATGAAGGTGCCCCCGGCCCACGTGGAGAAATGTTCTATGCCGCCTATTTCCGCGACCCGGACGGGAACAAGCTCAACGCTTTCGTGATGACAGGCGCGCCCGGTGAATAG
- a CDS encoding acyl-CoA thioesterase, protein MSNRFTLTFTARPEHIDENGHVNNAVWVQWMERLATAHWEAVALAEHQRAFAWVVTRHEIDYRGNIAEGDTVEGLTEIREAPRGARFDRYFIFTDGEGRQVVKAKTTWAMIDRESSRIMRVPAEVAAPFLPEDPYS, encoded by the coding sequence GTGAGCAATCGCTTCACGCTGACATTCACGGCGCGGCCGGAACATATCGACGAGAACGGCCATGTGAACAATGCCGTCTGGGTGCAGTGGATGGAACGGCTCGCCACTGCCCATTGGGAAGCCGTTGCCCTGGCAGAGCATCAGCGCGCCTTCGCATGGGTCGTGACGCGGCACGAAATCGATTATCGCGGCAATATCGCTGAAGGGGATACGGTAGAAGGGCTGACCGAAATCCGCGAAGCACCGCGTGGCGCCCGTTTCGACCGTTATTTCATCTTCACCGATGGCGAGGGGCGGCAAGTGGTGAAGGCCAAGACGACCTGGGCGATGATCGACCGCGAAAGCTCGCGCATCATGCGTGTTCCGGCGGAGGTCGCGGCGCCTTTCCTGCCGGAGGATCCGTACAGCTAG